A single region of the Anser cygnoides isolate HZ-2024a breed goose chromosome W, Taihu_goose_T2T_genome, whole genome shotgun sequence genome encodes:
- the RNF31 gene encoding E3 ubiquitin-protein ligase RNF31 has product NSPNSPEFPPNSPNFPNPPRIAPRCPPQGWRCGRCTYWNRGGAGSCGLCLRPPKAPPLEAPPLEAPPTEATPPEPGPAHGGGVASPGPAHEAERRRQERLRREGQRVVELLRAAEAQAVPAEAVLEAARGQGPAGGDGARPEAAVLAARAGLGAELAALAGAAAGAGAGEGLGAPSPREAAAAWLRARARPQRALQACLGARRRQLRALAALGFPERAAAAAALSRGGGALGAALAQLQRPRLGGFARRLWEPCEPPLDFQCPDQQALVRRVLASLSLPSWGRAQLVAALGRELAPAGAGLEALVEAVRASPDRASIRRRLRCECAVCGWALPREQMRSLTGCECAICPECFRQHFTIGVKERRVADLVCPACGRPDLADEAQRLCYFSTLDVQLRQVLDAGTYQLFTQKLTERELMRDPKFLWCIQCSFGFIFEAEQGPAQCPQCQQRFCPRCQRPWDPQHCGRSCAELEARLRARDPQEPPEGLAAFLQERRIACPQCGLRFALARGGCLHLQCSQCAHHFCSACAGPFYGKGRCPEPGCPLRGSLHGHHPRDCLFYLRDWEPARLRRLLQEAGVTFETEPPPGAQPPPKVSPAPRVT; this is encoded by the exons aattCCCCGAACTCCCCCGAAtttcccccaaactccccaAATTTCCCGAATCCCCCCCGAATtgccccccgctgtcccccccagggctggcGCTGCGGGCGCTGCACCTACTggaaccgggggggggcggggagctgcgggctgTGCCTGCGCCCCCCCAAGGCCCCGCCCCTTGAGGCCCCGCCCCTtgaggccccgcccaccgaggccacgcccccagagcccggccccgcccacggagggggcgtggcttcgcCCGGCCCCGCCCACGAGGCCGAGCGGCGGCGccaggagcggctgcggcgcGAGGGGCAGCGCGTGGTGGAGCTGCTGCG ggcagcgGAGGCGCAGGCGGTGCCGGCGGAGGCGGTGCTGGAGGCGGCACGGGGGCAGGGCCCGGCCGGAGGGGACGGGGCCCGGCCGGAGGCGGCGGTGCTGGCGGCgcgggcggggctgggggcggagCTCGCGGCGctggcgggggcggcggcgggggccggggcgggggaggggctgggcgccccctccccccgcgaggccgccgccgcctggcTCCGCGCCCGCGCCCGCCCCCAGCGCGCCCTGCAGGCCTGCCTGGGCGCCCGCCGGAGGCAG CTGCGGGCCCTGGCGGCGCTGGGTTTCCCGGagcgcgcggcggcggcggcggcgctgagccgcggggggggggcgctgggggcggcGCTGGCCCAGCTGCAGCGCCCCCGCCTGGGGGGCTTCGCCCGGCGCCTCTGGGAGCCCTGCGAGCCCCCCCTCGACTTCCAGTGCCCCGACCAGCAG GCCCTGGTGCGCCGCGTGCTGGCGTCGCTGTCGCTGCCGAGCTGGGGCCGGGCGCAGCTGGTGGCGGCGCTGGGCCGGGAGCTGGCGCCGGCGGGTGCGGGGCTCGAGGCGCTGGTGGAGGCCGTGAGGGCCTCGCCCGACCGCGCCAGCATCCGCCGGCGCCTGCGCTGCGAGTGCGCCGTGTGCGGCTGGGCCCTGCCCAGGGAGCAG ATGCGGTCGCTGACGGGCTGCGAGTGCGCCATCTGCCCCGAGTGCTTCCGCCAGCACTTCACCATCGGCGTCAAGGAGCGCCGCGTCGCCGACCTCGTCTGCCCCGCCTGCGGCCGCCCCGACCTGGCCGACGAGGCCCAGCGCCTCTGCTACTTCTCCACGCTCGACgtgcag CTGCGGCAGGTGCTGGACGCGGGCACGTACCAGCTCTTCACCCAGAAGCTGACGGAGCGCGAGCTGATGCGCGACCCCAAGTTCCTCTGGTGCATCcag tgctccttCGGGTTCATCTTCGAGGCGGAGCAGGGCCCggcccagtgcccccagtgccagcAGCGCTTCTGCCCCCGCTGCCAGCGCCCG TGGGACCCGCAGCACTGCGGCCGTTCCTGCGCCGAGCTCGAGGCCCGGCTGCGCGCCCGCgacccccaggagccccccgaGGGGCTGGCGGCCTTCCTGCAGGAGCGCCGCATCG CGTGCCCGCAGTGCGGGCTCCGGTTCGCGCTGGCGCGGGGCGGCTGCCTCCACCTGCAGTGCTCGCAGTGCGCACACCACTTCTGCAGCGCCTGCGCCGGGCCCTTCTACGGcaagggg CGCTGCCCCGAGCCCGGCTGCCCCCTGCGGGGCTCCCTGCACGGGCACCACCCCCGCGACTGCCTCTTCTACCTGCGCGACTGGGAGCCCGCCCGGCTGCGGCGCCTGCTGCAG gaGGCCGGGGTCACCTTCGAGACCGAGCCCCCGCCCGGAGCCCAGCCCCCGCCGAAggtaagccccgccccccgtgTCACGTGA
- the LOC136788740 gene encoding LOW QUALITY PROTEIN: shematrin-like protein 2 (The sequence of the model RefSeq protein was modified relative to this genomic sequence to represent the inferred CDS: inserted 3 bases in 3 codons) — protein MGLYGVPMGPYGAAVGPYGALWGPYGVPMGSLWVPMGSLWGSLWGPYGVPMGLYGGSCGSLWGLYGASMGPLWGLYGVSLGSLWGRMGSLWGAMGRYGAVVGLYGVSMGLYGSLWVPMGSLWVPMGLYGAVWGLYGALWGSHGSLWVPVGPYGVSMGLYXVSMGPYGVSMGRYGVAVGLYGVSMXVPMGLYGAAVGPYGASMGPLWGLYGSLWGLCGAVWGLYGALWGAMGQSWVPMGSLWVSMGPCGSLWGLYGSLWVSMGPYGVSMGRYGAAMGLYGVSMGPYGXPMGLCGSLWVPMGPYGVSMGPYGSLWGRMGSLWGAMGQPWVPVGSLWGPYGSLWVPMGSLWVPMGLYGAVWGLYGALWGSRGSLWGPCGVPMGPYGSLWGPMGSLWGPYGSLWGPMGALWGSRGSLWGPYGAPMGPLWGAAGSLEVSA, from the exons atgggtctctatggggtccctatgggtccctatggggcagctgtgggtccctatggggcgctatggggtccctatggggtccctatggggtccctatgggtccctatggggtccctatgggggtccctatggggtccctatggggtccctatggggctctatgggggcagctgtgggtccctatggggcctCTATGGGGCCTCTATGGGGCCTCTATGGGGCCTCTATGGGGTCTCtttggggtctctatggggccgtatggggtctctatggggcgctatggggcgctatggggcagtcgtgggtctctatggggtctctatgggtcTCTATGGGTCCCtgtgggtccctatggggtctctatgggtccctatgggtctctatggggccgtatggggtctttatggggcgctatggggcagccatgggtccctgtgggtccctgtgggtccctatggggtctctatgggtctct gggtctctatggggccgtatggggtctctatggggcgctatggggtaGCCgtgggtctctatggggtctcta gggtccctatggggctctatggggcagctgtgggccCCTATGGGGCCTCTATGGGGCCTCTATGGGGCCTCTATGGGTCTCTttgggggctctgtggggccgtatggggtctctatggggcgctatggggcgctatggggcagtcGTGGGTCCCTATGGGTTCTCTATGGGTCTCTATGGGTCCCtgtgggtccctatggggtctctatgggtccctatgggtctctatggggccgtatggggtctctatggggcgctatggggcagccatgggtctctatggggtctctatgggtccctatg tccctatgggtcTCTGTGGGTCTCtgtgggtccctatggggccctatggggtctctatgggtccctatgggtctctatggggccgtatggggtctctatggggcgctatggggcagccgtgggtccctgtggggtccctgtggggtccctatgggtccctgtgggtccctatggggtctctatgggtccctatgggtctctatggggccgtatggggtctctatggggcgctatggggcagccgtgggtccctgtggggtccctgtggggtccctatgggtccctatgggtctctatggggccctatggggtccctatggggtccctatgggtccctatggggtcctatgggggcgctatggggcagccgtgggtccctatggggtccctatggggccccTATGGGGCCCCTATGGGGCGCCGCGGGGTCACTCGAGGTCAgcgcc